In a single window of the Rhodoligotrophos appendicifer genome:
- the ilvD gene encoding dihydroxy-acid dehydratase has product MPPYRSRTTTHGRNMAGARGLWRATGMKDEDFGKPIIAVVNSFTQFVPGHVHLKDLGQMVAREIENAGGVAKEFNTIAVDDGIAMGHDGMLYSLPSREIIADSVEYMVNAHCADAMVCISNCDKITPGMLMAALRINIPVVFVSGGPMEAGKVVWEGKELTLDLIDAMVAAADDRMGDEQVKAIERSACPTCGSCSGMFTANSMNCLTEALGLALPGNGSTLATHAYRQRLFVEAGHLIVDLARRYYEQDDASVLPRSIASVAAFENAMILDIAMGGSTNTVLHLLAAAHEGEINFTMADIDRLSRRVPVLCKVAPSKADVHMEDVHRAGGIMGILGELDRAGLIDTSVGSVHSESLGSALDRWDVMRTKSQAVHEFFRAAPGGVPTQVAFSQSRSYDSVDLDRAGGVIRDVGHAFSTDGGLAVLYGNIAVDGCIVKTAGVDASILTFKGPARVFESQDASVSAILTGKISAGDVLIIRYEGPRGGPGMQEMLYPTSYLKSKGLGKACALITDGRFSGGTSGLSIGHVSPEAAEGGLIGLVEDGDLVDIDIPNRRIELLVSEEELSRRRAEMIARGSKAWQPSAPRPRKVSTALKAYAALTTSAAKGAVRVVN; this is encoded by the coding sequence ATGCCTCCATATCGCTCCCGTACCACTACTCATGGCCGCAACATGGCAGGCGCCCGCGGACTCTGGCGCGCGACGGGGATGAAGGATGAGGATTTCGGAAAGCCGATCATCGCGGTCGTCAACTCCTTCACGCAATTCGTGCCCGGGCATGTGCACCTCAAGGACCTTGGCCAGATGGTGGCCCGCGAGATCGAGAATGCCGGCGGCGTGGCGAAGGAGTTCAATACGATCGCCGTCGATGACGGGATCGCCATGGGCCATGACGGCATGCTCTATTCGCTGCCGTCGCGCGAGATCATCGCCGACAGCGTCGAATATATGGTCAATGCCCATTGCGCCGACGCCATGGTGTGCATCTCAAACTGCGACAAGATCACGCCGGGCATGCTGATGGCGGCGCTGCGCATCAACATCCCGGTCGTGTTCGTCTCGGGCGGCCCCATGGAGGCCGGCAAAGTGGTGTGGGAAGGCAAGGAACTCACCCTCGACCTCATCGACGCCATGGTCGCGGCCGCCGACGATCGCATGGGCGATGAGCAGGTCAAGGCCATCGAGCGCTCGGCCTGCCCGACATGCGGCTCATGCTCGGGCATGTTCACGGCGAATTCAATGAACTGCCTGACCGAGGCGCTGGGCCTGGCGCTGCCCGGCAATGGTTCGACACTGGCGACGCATGCCTATCGGCAGCGGCTGTTCGTCGAGGCCGGCCATCTGATCGTCGATCTCGCCCGGCGCTATTACGAGCAGGATGATGCCAGCGTCCTCCCCCGGTCGATCGCATCGGTGGCGGCATTCGAAAATGCGATGATCCTCGATATCGCCATGGGGGGATCGACGAACACGGTTCTGCACCTGCTCGCCGCAGCCCATGAGGGGGAGATCAACTTCACCATGGCGGATATCGACCGGCTGTCGCGGCGGGTTCCGGTCCTGTGCAAAGTTGCGCCCTCCAAGGCCGATGTTCACATGGAAGATGTGCATAGGGCCGGCGGCATCATGGGGATTCTCGGTGAACTCGACCGCGCCGGCCTCATCGACACCAGCGTCGGTTCCGTCCATTCGGAATCGCTCGGCTCCGCCCTCGACCGGTGGGATGTGATGCGAACGAAAAGCCAGGCGGTGCACGAGTTCTTTCGCGCAGCACCGGGGGGTGTGCCGACACAGGTCGCCTTCAGCCAGTCACGCAGCTATGACTCCGTCGATCTGGACCGCGCCGGCGGCGTCATCCGCGATGTGGGCCATGCCTTCTCGACCGATGGTGGGCTTGCAGTCCTTTACGGCAACATTGCCGTCGATGGGTGCATCGTAAAGACGGCCGGGGTGGATGCGTCCATCCTCACCTTCAAAGGACCGGCGCGAGTCTTCGAAAGCCAGGATGCCTCCGTCAGTGCCATCCTGACCGGCAAGATCTCGGCTGGAGATGTCTTGATCATCCGCTACGAAGGACCAAGAGGCGGACCCGGGATGCAGGAGATGCTCTATCCCACTAGCTATTTGAAGTCCAAAGGGCTCGGAAAGGCCTGTGCCCTGATCACCGATGGCCGGTTCTCGGGCGGAACGTCGGGTCTCTCCATCGGTCACGTTTCCCCCGAAGCGGCCGAGGGCGGCCTGATCGGTCTCGTCGAAGATGGCGACCTCGTGGACATCGACATCCCGAACCGTCGCATCGAGCTGCTCGTTTCGGAGGAGGAGCTGAGCAGGCGGCGGGCGGAAATGATAGCCAGGGGCTCCAAAGCCTGGCAGCCGAGCGCGCCGCGTCCCCGTAAAGTGTCGACCGCGCTCAAGGCCTATGCGGCCTTGACCACGAGTGCCGCAAAGGGGGCCGTCCGCGTCGTGAACTGA
- a CDS encoding enoyl-CoA hydratase/isomerase family protein, whose product MAETPIQLTIAGPRATIRLDRPSRNNAINGLFCAQFEAAAAAIVNDTMIKVAVIEASGDCFSVGGDLKEFLTLGEDPEAAVLQTATALHRGILLLSQSSVVSIAVVQGVAAGAGLSLVCAADLAVGARAARLTAAYTRVGLTPDGGLSYFLPRIVGMRRAFELMSLNPVLTAEDAFSLGLLSKVVEDGLLAETVEGMVASLLATPGTALPRLKALLQASRQAVLGEQLALEAEEIARSVGSEEARAAMRAFFQSRSSYMADLSLPR is encoded by the coding sequence ATGGCTGAAACGCCCATACAGCTGACCATCGCGGGACCGCGCGCCACGATCCGCCTGGACAGGCCGTCGCGCAACAATGCCATCAATGGACTGTTCTGCGCGCAGTTCGAAGCCGCCGCCGCGGCAATCGTCAACGACACGATGATCAAGGTCGCGGTCATCGAGGCCTCGGGCGACTGTTTCAGCGTCGGAGGCGACCTGAAGGAATTCCTGACGCTCGGGGAGGATCCGGAGGCGGCCGTCCTGCAGACCGCGACGGCCCTTCACCGGGGCATCCTTCTTCTCAGCCAGTCGAGCGTCGTCTCCATCGCTGTCGTGCAGGGCGTTGCCGCGGGTGCCGGATTGAGCCTCGTCTGCGCCGCCGATCTCGCCGTGGGCGCGCGCGCTGCCCGGTTGACCGCGGCCTATACCCGCGTCGGCCTCACACCCGATGGCGGGCTGTCCTATTTTTTGCCGCGAATCGTGGGGATGCGGAGAGCGTTCGAACTGATGAGCCTCAATCCTGTTCTCACGGCGGAGGATGCGTTTTCGCTTGGTCTGTTGAGCAAAGTCGTCGAAGATGGCCTGCTGGCTGAGACGGTTGAGGGGATGGTCGCCTCCCTGCTGGCGACGCCGGGGACGGCACTCCCGAGGCTCAAGGCCCTGCTGCAGGCCAGCCGGCAGGCGGTGCTCGGCGAGCAACTCGCGCTCGAAGCAGAGGAAATCGCACGAAGCGTCGGCTCCGAAGAGGCGAGAGCGGCGATGCGCGCCTTCTTCCAGTCTCGCTCATCATATATGGCAGATCTGAGCCTGCCTCGCTAA
- a CDS encoding 4'-phosphopantetheinyl transferase family protein — protein sequence MTSALQGRSVHVWQIDAREHEADALLPLLTADETVRAGRFLRYEDRRNFILGRGLLRRLLGHYLQREAEQIRLCADQDGKPRLQDGAPLEFNLSHSGDRIVIGFSNAGAVGVDIEAMRPVPDYRRLARRLFSAAEQREIDHSEEAIKLATFFDIWTRKEAYVKMLGTGIDGDIALYDCRPGPGATLAISKGDVRVTTLRLVGHRPEPDYVSALVCDSLDANVAVFTLPAGGEVPDRDRWREMAETEGFEPSIRL from the coding sequence GTGACCTCGGCGTTGCAGGGCCGGTCGGTGCATGTCTGGCAGATCGATGCAAGGGAGCACGAGGCGGACGCCCTTCTGCCGCTCCTCACTGCGGACGAAACCGTCCGGGCCGGGCGGTTCCTCCGATACGAAGACCGCCGGAACTTCATTCTCGGACGGGGACTTTTGCGGCGCTTGCTCGGGCACTATCTGCAGCGGGAGGCCGAGCAGATCAGGCTGTGCGCCGATCAGGACGGCAAGCCCCGACTTCAGGATGGCGCTCCCCTCGAGTTCAACCTCTCCCATTCAGGGGATCGCATCGTCATCGGGTTCAGCAATGCCGGGGCGGTGGGTGTGGATATCGAGGCGATGCGACCCGTCCCGGATTACCGGCGCCTGGCCCGGAGGCTCTTCAGCGCCGCGGAGCAAAGGGAGATCGACCACAGCGAGGAGGCGATCAAGCTTGCTACGTTTTTCGACATTTGGACGCGGAAAGAAGCCTATGTGAAGATGCTCGGCACGGGCATCGACGGCGACATCGCACTTTATGACTGCAGGCCGGGGCCCGGTGCCACACTGGCGATCTCCAAAGGTGATGTGCGGGTCACCACGCTGCGCCTGGTCGGCCATCGACCCGAGCCGGATTATGTCTCCGCCCTGGTCTGCGACAGCCTGGATGCCAACGTGGCCGTCTTCACCCTGCCCGCTGGAGGGGAGGTTCCGGACAGGGACCGATGGCGGGAGATGGCGGAGACGGAGGGATTCGAACCCTCGATACGGCTTTAG
- a CDS encoding ABC transporter ATP-binding protein: MSSGFKTGQTVVEVRGVQKIYKSGEAQVIALSDMSLGLRAGELTGIMGPSGSGKTTFLMIAGLLEPPSHGDVLFGGKIVAHPKTKPNTLREFRRNHIGFVFQKANLIPFLTATENVQIALEINDHRRNSREKAHHLLGMLGVGHRRDNYPSQLSGGEQQRVSIARALANEPILLLADEPTAALDGRLGRLVMTQFRELADERQVAVCVITHDPRWTDLFDSVVEMSDGRIDAWMHPRGLQHGRTHFALPRPPLRNTK; encoded by the coding sequence GTGAGCAGCGGCTTCAAGACGGGGCAGACCGTCGTCGAAGTGAGGGGCGTGCAAAAGATCTACAAGAGCGGCGAGGCGCAGGTCATCGCCTTGTCCGACATGAGCCTCGGCCTGCGCGCCGGAGAGCTCACCGGGATCATGGGACCCAGCGGCTCGGGAAAGACCACCTTTCTCATGATCGCCGGGCTGCTGGAGCCGCCCAGCCACGGAGACGTGCTCTTCGGGGGCAAGATCGTGGCGCATCCCAAGACGAAGCCGAACACCTTGCGGGAGTTCCGGCGGAACCATATCGGCTTCGTCTTCCAGAAGGCCAATCTCATCCCCTTCCTGACGGCGACCGAGAACGTGCAGATCGCCCTCGAGATCAACGACCACCGGCGCAATTCGCGCGAGAAGGCCCATCACCTCCTCGGCATGCTCGGCGTCGGGCACCGGCGGGACAATTATCCATCCCAATTGTCAGGGGGGGAACAGCAGCGCGTCTCCATCGCCCGGGCGCTGGCGAACGAGCCGATCCTGCTGCTGGCCGACGAGCCTACGGCGGCCTTGGACGGACGCCTCGGGCGGCTGGTGATGACGCAGTTTCGCGAACTCGCCGACGAGCGCCAGGTCGCCGTCTGCGTGATCACCCATGATCCACGGTGGACGGACCTGTTCGACAGCGTCGTGGAGATGAGCGACGGCCGGATCGATGCGTGGATGCATCCGCGCGGGCTCCAGCATGGCCGGACCCATTTCGCCCTGCCGCGCCCGCCGCTGAGGAACACGAAGTGA
- a CDS encoding ABC transporter permease: MNLAAKDLRFSLFRFILTALGVGMLLGATMGMIGLYRGIVYEALLVINDIGADLWVVEGGRGGPFAETSAVSATLDRRVEGVPGVLEVRRFIQYNQQYSFNGRTLRLAVTGIDYPKDKGSWIPLVAGRYFYSSRYEAIADQSTGLQMGDVIRLGRDDYTIVGLSVGQVDMAGDGMFFVTIPDAQAINRVLPSEAILLNRVASSMNRTGYGQAGSIGAVIVEARPGIDPQSIKDRIERWGDVSVLTKKDQQSLLLDGRLWRLRIQILAFTAMTLLVSGSVVALTIYTMTLEKIPHIALLKLIGARDRTIVGMIVQQASFIAAAGFVLAIVLSVTVYPHFPRTVLLEVGDLAAIGAILFVITLIASWFAIRRALVVKAQEVLS; encoded by the coding sequence ATGAACCTGGCCGCAAAGGACCTGCGGTTCAGCCTCTTCCGTTTCATTCTCACCGCGCTCGGCGTCGGCATGCTGCTGGGCGCGACCATGGGGATGATCGGCCTCTATCGCGGCATCGTCTATGAGGCGCTGCTGGTCATCAACGATATCGGAGCCGATCTCTGGGTGGTGGAAGGAGGGCGCGGCGGCCCGTTCGCCGAAACCTCAGCGGTCTCGGCGACATTGGATCGCCGCGTCGAAGGCGTGCCCGGCGTCCTCGAGGTGCGCCGCTTCATCCAGTACAATCAGCAATATTCGTTCAACGGCAGAACCTTACGGCTGGCGGTTACGGGCATCGATTATCCCAAGGACAAAGGAAGCTGGATCCCGCTGGTGGCGGGGCGGTATTTCTATTCCAGCCGATACGAAGCCATTGCGGACCAATCCACCGGCTTGCAGATGGGAGACGTGATCCGGCTCGGCCGCGACGACTACACCATAGTCGGCCTCTCGGTCGGCCAAGTGGACATGGCGGGAGATGGAATGTTCTTCGTCACCATTCCCGATGCCCAGGCGATCAACCGCGTTCTGCCCAGCGAGGCAATTCTGCTCAACCGTGTGGCATCGTCGATGAACCGGACCGGTTACGGCCAGGCCGGAAGCATCGGCGCGGTGATCGTCGAGGCACGGCCCGGAATCGATCCACAGTCCATCAAGGACCGCATCGAACGATGGGGCGATGTGTCGGTTCTCACCAAGAAAGACCAGCAGTCGCTGCTGCTGGACGGTCGCCTCTGGCGTCTGCGCATTCAGATCCTCGCCTTCACGGCCATGACCCTGCTGGTGTCGGGAAGCGTGGTCGCGCTGACGATCTACACGATGACCCTGGAGAAAATCCCCCATATCGCCCTGCTCAAGCTCATCGGGGCACGGGATCGGACCATCGTCGGGATGATCGTGCAGCAAGCCTCCTTCATCGCTGCGGCCGGTTTCGTTCTGGCGATCGTGCTCTCGGTGACGGTCTATCCCCATTTCCCGCGCACCGTGCTGCTGGAGGTGGGGGACTTGGCAGCGATCGGAGCGATCTTGTTCGTCATCACCTTGATCGCGAGCTGGTTTGCGATCCGCCGGGCTCTCGTCGTCAAAGCGCAGGAGGTGCTTTCGTGA
- a CDS encoding efflux RND transporter periplasmic adaptor subunit gives MGFLRLAIVVLLACVGVSLLAGWYLLPSSVPAFIVQQRMMGLEMTGPGLLDATNRVTITARIQGFLTAINVDRNDTVTQGQVLATLESADLENQLVAAKATAESAQRSIAEAQSTQQRASISLDKAKRDYDRRLPLFKSKTLSESEFSVVETLYKEAQADLTRASTSIQRAQAEAAAADANVKVLESRLAEATILSPLNGTVVFRDRNVGDLLTPGATLMQIVDPATIVVSARLDESAMGAIKPGQSASVTFASEVGRTFDGKVLRLSRQVDQETREFTADITLDELPKNWAMGQRTNVAIQGESPAASIAVPQTYITRRDNRAGVWVNRSGRAHWVPVSLGYLSGTDVQITHGLAEGDAVLEPDGRYPYEPISVVRSAS, from the coding sequence ATGGGCTTTCTCCGCCTTGCCATCGTCGTCTTACTGGCCTGTGTCGGCGTCAGCCTGCTCGCAGGATGGTACCTGCTGCCGTCGAGCGTGCCTGCCTTTATCGTGCAGCAGCGGATGATGGGGCTGGAGATGACAGGGCCAGGCCTCCTGGATGCGACGAACCGCGTCACCATCACGGCCCGGATCCAGGGTTTTCTCACGGCCATCAACGTGGATCGCAACGACACCGTCACGCAGGGGCAGGTCTTGGCAACCCTCGAATCGGCGGATCTCGAGAACCAGCTCGTCGCGGCGAAAGCGACGGCCGAGTCGGCGCAACGGTCGATCGCCGAAGCCCAGAGTACACAGCAACGGGCCAGCATCTCCCTCGACAAGGCCAAGCGCGATTACGACCGGCGCCTTCCGCTGTTCAAATCCAAGACGCTTTCGGAGTCCGAGTTCTCCGTCGTCGAGACCCTCTACAAGGAGGCCCAGGCCGACCTCACCCGGGCCTCGACCAGCATTCAGCGGGCCCAAGCAGAGGCGGCGGCCGCGGACGCCAATGTGAAGGTCCTGGAATCAAGACTGGCGGAGGCAACGATCCTGTCGCCGCTGAATGGCACCGTCGTCTTCCGAGATCGCAATGTCGGCGATCTCCTGACCCCAGGGGCGACCCTCATGCAGATCGTCGATCCGGCGACCATCGTCGTCTCGGCACGGCTGGACGAATCCGCCATGGGAGCCATCAAGCCCGGGCAAAGCGCAAGCGTCACCTTCGCCTCCGAGGTCGGACGCACATTCGATGGAAAGGTGCTCCGACTGAGCCGGCAGGTCGATCAGGAGACCCGCGAGTTCACCGCCGACATCACGCTTGATGAGTTGCCGAAGAACTGGGCCATGGGGCAGCGGACCAATGTGGCCATTCAAGGCGAGTCGCCGGCAGCCTCGATCGCCGTGCCGCAAACCTATATCACGCGCCGGGACAATCGGGCGGGGGTCTGGGTCAATCGATCCGGTCGCGCTCATTGGGTCCCGGTGTCGCTCGGCTATCTCAGCGGGACCGACGTCCAGATCACTCACGGCCTTGCGGAAGGAGACGCTGTGCTCGAGCCGGACGGGCGGTATCCTTACGAGCCCATCTCGGTCGTCAGGTCGGCATCATGA